One Novosphingobium sp. EMRT-2 DNA segment encodes these proteins:
- a CDS encoding ABC transporter ATP-binding protein/permease — MPPETATDRNARHDGWRTLRRFLPYLWPADNTALRWRIVFASLFILASTGTQLVLPYLLKWAVDAMNVSGPRLMQFAMLMVLGYAAARFTGVAFDNLRNIVFERVGQDATRALAENVFARLHRLSLRFHLARRTGEVTKVIERGTKSIDTMLYFMLFNIAPTVLQLAIVAVIFYFNFGWGLVAATAAAIAAYIWVTRTITEWRTHLREKMNRLDGQALSRAVDSLLNYETVKYFGAEAREEARYAQATRAYADAAVKSENSLGLLNIAQAVVVNLLMAGAMAWTVVGWAKGQYTAGQLVFVQTYLTQLFRPLDMLGMVYRTIRQGLIDMAEMFRLIDTHVEVADTPGAPALIVRRPSVVFDNVVFGYDPDRTILHGLSFDVPAGSRVAIVGPSGAGKSTIGRLMFRFYDPWTGRILIDGQDIASVTQASLRAAIGIVPQDSVLFNDTIGYNVAYGREGATQADVEAAARGAAISDFIARLPQGFDTEVGERGLKLSGGEKQRVAIARTLVKNPPILLFDEATSALDTRTEQDILGTLRMVAANRTTISIAHRLSTIADSDRILVLDQGRLAESGSHLELLRRDGLYAEMWARQAAESEDVSEAAE; from the coding sequence ATGCCGCCCGAAACCGCCACCGACCGTAACGCCCGCCACGATGGATGGCGCACGCTGCGGCGCTTCCTTCCCTATCTCTGGCCCGCCGACAACACAGCGCTGCGCTGGCGCATCGTTTTCGCCAGCCTGTTCATCCTCGCCTCCACGGGTACGCAGCTTGTCCTGCCCTATCTGCTGAAGTGGGCGGTGGACGCGATGAACGTGTCCGGTCCGCGCCTGATGCAGTTCGCCATGCTGATGGTGCTGGGCTATGCGGCGGCACGCTTTACCGGGGTCGCCTTCGACAACCTGCGCAACATCGTGTTCGAGCGCGTGGGACAGGATGCGACGCGCGCGCTGGCCGAAAACGTATTCGCGCGCCTGCACCGCCTGTCGCTGCGCTTCCACCTCGCCCGCCGCACCGGCGAAGTGACCAAGGTGATCGAACGCGGCACCAAGAGCATCGACACGATGCTTTACTTCATGCTGTTCAACATCGCGCCCACGGTGCTGCAGCTCGCGATCGTGGCCGTGATTTTCTACTTCAACTTCGGCTGGGGCCTCGTCGCGGCAACGGCGGCGGCGATCGCCGCCTATATCTGGGTCACGCGCACCATCACCGAATGGCGCACGCATCTGCGCGAGAAGATGAACCGGCTCGATGGGCAGGCGCTGTCCCGCGCGGTCGATTCGCTGCTCAACTACGAGACGGTGAAATACTTCGGCGCGGAAGCGCGCGAGGAAGCCCGCTATGCGCAGGCGACGCGTGCCTATGCCGATGCCGCGGTAAAGAGCGAAAACAGCCTGGGCCTGCTCAACATCGCGCAGGCGGTGGTAGTCAACCTGCTGATGGCCGGGGCGATGGCGTGGACGGTCGTGGGCTGGGCCAAGGGCCAGTACACCGCCGGCCAGCTGGTGTTCGTGCAGACCTACCTCACCCAGCTGTTCCGCCCGCTCGACATGCTCGGCATGGTCTATCGCACGATCCGGCAGGGGCTGATCGACATGGCGGAGATGTTCCGCCTGATCGATACGCACGTCGAAGTCGCCGACACGCCCGGCGCGCCGGCGCTGATCGTGCGCCGGCCCTCGGTGGTCTTCGACAACGTGGTGTTCGGCTACGATCCCGACCGCACGATCCTGCACGGCCTTTCCTTCGACGTGCCGGCGGGCAGCCGCGTCGCCATCGTTGGCCCTTCAGGCGCGGGCAAGTCCACCATCGGCCGGCTGATGTTCCGCTTCTACGATCCGTGGACCGGCCGCATCCTGATCGACGGGCAGGACATCGCCAGCGTCACGCAGGCGTCCCTGCGCGCCGCGATCGGCATCGTGCCGCAGGATTCGGTGCTGTTCAACGACACCATCGGCTACAACGTGGCCTACGGCCGCGAAGGCGCGACGCAGGCAGACGTGGAAGCCGCCGCGCGCGGGGCCGCCATTTCCGATTTCATCGCCCGGCTACCGCAGGGCTTCGATACCGAAGTGGGCGAACGCGGCCTCAAGCTTTCGGGCGGCGAGAAGCAGCGCGTGGCCATCGCCCGCACGCTCGTCAAAAACCCGCCGATCCTGCTGTTCGACGAAGCGACCAGCGCGCTCGACACCCGGACCGAGCAGGACATCCTCGGCACGCTGCGCATGGTCGCCGCCAACCGCACCACGATCTCGATCGCGCACCGCCTGTCGACCATCGCGGATTCGGACCGCATCCTCGTGCTGGATCAGGGCCGTCTGGCGGAAAGCGGAAGCCACCTGGAGCTGCTGCGCCGCGACGGACTCTATGCCGAGATGTGGGCGCGGCAGGCGGCGGAAAGCGAAGACGTGAGCGAGGCGGCGGAGTAA
- a CDS encoding retroviral-like aspartic protease family protein, translated as MALYPLFAAGALLPLFTAYPIAVAQDGTAQAGSVDIVAITPDLQARMTVPVHIGIDSAQTGSKQAGPYRFMIDTGAERTILSRDLARQLGLASAGQALLVGVAGTQEVDLVEVEEINLGRRSFYGLTAPLLDGRWIGADGIIGLDSLQDQRVLLDFDKKVMAIGDARQLGGNSGFEITVQARRRSGQLIMTNAMVDGVRTDIIIDTGSDTSIGNPALQRALARRHAQEQTSLISVTGQTISADVGLARTLVLGGLTMSNTPLVFADAPPFKALKLDKRPAMLLGMDQLRLFRRVAIDFSSRSILFDMPRGLPTQFGMN; from the coding sequence ATGGCACTATATCCGCTATTCGCGGCGGGCGCGTTGCTGCCCCTGTTCACCGCCTACCCCATCGCCGTAGCGCAGGACGGCACAGCCCAGGCCGGTTCGGTCGACATCGTGGCGATCACGCCCGATCTGCAGGCCCGCATGACCGTGCCGGTGCATATCGGCATCGATAGCGCACAAACCGGCAGCAAGCAGGCCGGCCCCTACCGCTTCATGATCGATACCGGCGCGGAACGCACGATCCTGTCGCGCGATCTCGCCCGGCAACTCGGCCTGGCCAGCGCCGGACAGGCGCTGCTGGTGGGCGTGGCCGGCACGCAGGAAGTCGATCTGGTGGAAGTGGAGGAAATCAACCTCGGCCGCCGCAGCTTCTATGGCCTCACCGCGCCGCTGCTCGATGGGCGCTGGATCGGCGCGGACGGGATCATCGGGCTGGACAGCCTGCAGGATCAGCGCGTCCTGCTCGATTTCGACAAGAAGGTCATGGCGATCGGCGATGCCCGGCAGCTGGGCGGCAACAGCGGCTTCGAAATCACGGTGCAGGCGCGCCGCCGGTCGGGCCAGCTCATCATGACCAACGCCATGGTCGATGGCGTCCGCACCGACATCATCATCGATACCGGCTCCGATACCTCGATCGGCAATCCCGCGCTGCAAAGGGCGCTGGCACGCCGTCATGCGCAGGAACAGACCTCGCTCATATCGGTGACCGGGCAGACGATATCCGCCGACGTCGGACTGGCGCGCACGCTGGTGCTGGGCGGGTTGACGATGTCGAACACCCCGCTCGTGTTCGCCGATGCGCCGCCGTTCAAGGCGCTCAAGCTGGACAAGCGCCCGGCCATGCTGCTCGGCATGGATCAGTTGCGCCTGTTCCGCCGCGTGGCGATCGATTTTTCGAGCCGGAGCATCCTGTTCGACATGCCTCGGGGCCTGCCGACGCAGTTCGGGATGAACTGA
- a CDS encoding oligosaccharide flippase family protein, which produces MSKTTDTPPQMPPPQMSVRTAAAWALVSQYTSFAIQFMTSVVLARWFITPAELGLFSIAFAAVTIVAFLQDFGVTRYVNGERDLTPEKLHMAFTVSVAFAWGIAILTILSAKPIALFYGDPRLLPITLVIACSYLAVPLAIVPQATCQRRMDYKSNTMIEVGSSIANATTAVTLAVLGYGALALAWGAFAQQAARLVVSQWRAGLMLPWPLRLKGAAPVLKLGGTNSVLATCYSITGRAPELVIGRLIDNTAVGLFTRASGLALQLRLLVAGAVTGVFYPAFRQVRDSGQPLGPPYLRVVAAYTGVTWPAMAGIAVLSEPLVNLLYGPKWLAAAPLLGWVALSQLCYVSLPLNGDLPLLLDRMKGLIHRNIVETVMSVLLIALTAPFGLIWVAISRFAHGLFWVVIYAPFMRGMLDFRWRDLFLIYARSLLATLAAVGPLLASYVFWHGPAETGFAQAASMVSAGIALWLATLWAIGHPLFAEVTAMLGEILAALPLRRKTPFPR; this is translated from the coding sequence ATGAGCAAGACCACCGACACTCCCCCACAGATGCCCCCGCCTCAGATGTCCGTCCGCACCGCCGCCGCCTGGGCGCTGGTCTCGCAATATACCTCCTTCGCGATCCAGTTCATGACCAGCGTGGTCCTGGCGCGCTGGTTCATCACGCCGGCGGAACTCGGGCTGTTCTCGATCGCCTTCGCCGCGGTCACCATCGTCGCCTTCCTCCAGGATTTCGGCGTGACCCGCTACGTCAACGGCGAACGCGACCTGACGCCCGAAAAGCTGCACATGGCCTTCACCGTCTCGGTCGCCTTCGCCTGGGGCATCGCGATCCTGACGATCCTTTCGGCCAAGCCGATCGCCCTGTTCTACGGCGATCCGCGCCTGCTGCCGATCACGCTGGTCATCGCCTGTTCCTATCTGGCGGTTCCGCTGGCCATCGTGCCGCAGGCGACCTGCCAGCGGCGCATGGACTACAAGTCCAACACGATGATCGAGGTCGGCTCCTCCATCGCCAACGCCACCACGGCGGTCACCCTGGCGGTGCTGGGCTACGGCGCGCTGGCGCTGGCCTGGGGCGCGTTCGCGCAGCAGGCGGCGCGGTTGGTAGTCAGCCAGTGGCGCGCCGGGTTGATGCTGCCCTGGCCGTTGCGCCTGAAGGGGGCCGCGCCGGTGCTGAAGCTGGGCGGCACCAATTCCGTGCTGGCGACGTGCTATTCGATCACCGGCCGCGCGCCCGAACTGGTCATCGGCCGGCTGATCGACAACACCGCCGTCGGCCTGTTCACCCGTGCCTCGGGGCTGGCGCTGCAACTGCGCCTGCTCGTCGCTGGCGCGGTGACGGGCGTGTTCTACCCGGCCTTCCGCCAGGTGCGCGACAGCGGCCAGCCGCTCGGCCCGCCCTACCTGCGCGTGGTCGCCGCCTATACCGGGGTCACCTGGCCCGCGATGGCCGGCATCGCCGTGCTGTCGGAACCGCTGGTCAACCTGCTCTATGGCCCGAAATGGCTGGCGGCCGCGCCGCTGCTGGGCTGGGTCGCGCTGTCGCAGCTGTGCTATGTCTCGCTGCCGCTGAACGGCGATCTGCCGCTGCTGCTCGATCGCATGAAGGGCCTGATCCACCGCAACATCGTGGAAACCGTGATGTCGGTTCTGCTGATCGCGCTCACCGCGCCGTTCGGCCTGATCTGGGTCGCCATCTCGCGCTTCGCGCACGGGCTGTTCTGGGTCGTGATCTACGCGCCGTTCATGCGCGGGATGCTCGATTTCCGCTGGCGCGACCTGTTCCTAATCTACGCGCGCAGCCTGCTGGCCACGCTGGCGGCGGTAGGACCATTGCTCGCCAGCTATGTCTTCTGGCATGGCCCGGCCGAGACCGGATTCGCGCAGGCCGCCAGCATGGTGAGCGCCGGCATCGCGCTGTGGCTGGCGACGCTGTGGGCGATCGGCCATCCCCTGTTCGCCGAAGTGACGGCGATGCTGGGCGAGATTCTGGCGGCGCTGCCGCTTCGACGGAAGACGCCCTTCCCCCGATAA
- a CDS encoding glycosyltransferase, with translation MPPSSPALSVATSVYNGERFLDTAIASVLAQSFGDFEFLLLDDQSTDGTAQIMARHAQMDRRIRVIPSVSKGRVAALNSLFEAARAPWVAIVDGDDIQHPDRFARQMAEIARHPAGDRLVVLGAEVRMVGIDGQPIERPAFRRPLDDAGIRANLEVGAQLSHNACVVSREAVRAVGAYRSAYRHAEDYDLWLRLSEAGSMANLPDRLVDYRIYPDQVSSRHVVEQMRNTAIAWLAHRSRAAGLPDPTDHIASMPSLEELDAWFGEGAARYVRRRILDRVIYSPEALSGDGWKALRDHVYRDGARGSRLWRAAARLARAGHPIKASTIAAGLIGVRGLGSVA, from the coding sequence GTGCCGCCGTCCTCCCCCGCCCTGTCCGTCGCCACCAGCGTCTATAATGGCGAACGCTTCCTCGACACGGCGATTGCCTCCGTCCTTGCGCAAAGCTTTGGCGACTTCGAATTCCTGCTGCTGGACGACCAGTCCACCGATGGAACCGCCCAGATCATGGCGCGGCACGCGCAGATGGATCGACGCATCCGCGTGATCCCTTCGGTCAGCAAGGGGCGCGTCGCGGCGCTGAACAGCCTGTTCGAGGCCGCGCGGGCGCCCTGGGTCGCCATCGTCGATGGCGACGACATCCAGCACCCCGATCGTTTCGCCCGACAGATGGCGGAAATCGCGCGGCACCCCGCTGGCGACCGCCTTGTCGTGCTGGGCGCGGAAGTCAGAATGGTCGGCATCGATGGCCAGCCGATCGAGCGCCCCGCGTTCCGGCGGCCACTCGATGACGCGGGAATCAGGGCCAATCTGGAAGTCGGGGCACAGCTTTCGCACAACGCCTGCGTGGTTTCGCGCGAGGCGGTGCGCGCCGTGGGCGCATACCGATCGGCCTACCGCCACGCCGAGGATTACGATCTCTGGTTGCGCCTGTCCGAAGCCGGATCGATGGCCAACCTGCCCGATCGGCTTGTCGACTACCGCATCTACCCGGACCAGGTCAGCAGCCGCCATGTCGTCGAACAGATGCGCAATACCGCGATCGCCTGGCTGGCGCACCGTTCCCGCGCCGCCGGCCTGCCCGATCCCACCGATCACATCGCGTCGATGCCGTCGCTGGAAGAACTCGACGCGTGGTTCGGCGAAGGCGCGGCGCGCTACGTCCGCCGCCGCATCCTCGACCGCGTGATCTATTCACCTGAGGCCCTGTCGGGAGACGGATGGAAGGCGCTGCGCGATCACGTTTACCGCGATGGCGCGCGCGGCTCCCGCCTGTGGCGCGCGGCGGCACGGCTTGCGCGGGCCGGACACCCCATCAAGGCATCGACCATCGCCGCCGGACTGATCGGCGTGCGCGGCCTGGGCAGCGTCGCATGA
- a CDS encoding glycosyltransferase family 2 protein — protein sequence MSNVPPQASTAPRVAVIVPAYGVAHLVREALASLQRQTMIDWECVVIDDGAPDDVAGAVAPFLSDPRIRFVHTNNHGVSAARNYAVRQTSAPLIALLDGDDLFRPTYLHTMVTALEGDESLRLATCDARIFGAVPRERTCVNGRKQGTGDGTHGSLADVLDRSFNVYIGTTFRRTDFERIGGFDETMAQSEDFDLWVRLMMLGGRAYYANAVLGDYRVRPGSASSNGGRMLLGNIKVYEKARRTLPDNAPEAPLIDRLLAENRAALAFEHAIDRIVDGDTRRGLAELRAASSQVGGMVWRASFAIWHVLPALARPMLQWRRKAHRRGGAGESTLPGVFGMGG from the coding sequence ATGAGCAACGTCCCACCCCAGGCATCGACGGCGCCGCGTGTCGCGGTCATCGTTCCGGCCTATGGAGTGGCGCATCTCGTCCGCGAAGCGCTTGCCTCGTTGCAGCGACAGACCATGATCGACTGGGAATGCGTCGTCATCGACGACGGGGCGCCCGACGATGTCGCCGGCGCGGTCGCGCCCTTCCTGTCCGATCCGCGTATCCGCTTCGTGCACACGAACAACCACGGCGTCTCGGCCGCGCGCAACTATGCCGTGCGCCAGACAAGCGCACCGCTGATCGCGCTGCTTGATGGCGACGACCTGTTCCGGCCGACCTATCTGCACACGATGGTCACCGCGTTGGAAGGCGACGAAAGCCTCCGCCTTGCCACGTGCGATGCCCGCATTTTCGGCGCTGTCCCGCGCGAGCGAACATGCGTCAACGGCCGGAAGCAGGGCACCGGCGACGGCACGCACGGATCGCTGGCCGATGTGCTCGACCGGTCGTTCAACGTCTATATCGGCACGACCTTCCGCCGCACCGACTTCGAGCGGATCGGCGGCTTCGACGAAACCATGGCGCAGTCGGAAGACTTCGACCTGTGGGTCCGGCTGATGATGCTCGGCGGCCGCGCCTATTACGCGAACGCTGTGCTCGGCGATTACCGGGTCCGGCCGGGCTCGGCGTCATCCAACGGCGGCCGGATGCTGCTCGGCAACATCAAGGTCTATGAAAAGGCCCGGCGCACGCTGCCGGACAACGCTCCCGAAGCCCCGCTGATCGATCGCCTGCTTGCGGAGAACCGTGCCGCGCTCGCGTTCGAACACGCCATCGACCGCATCGTCGACGGGGATACGCGGCGCGGGCTGGCGGAGCTGCGCGCTGCCAGCAGCCAGGTTGGCGGCATGGTCTGGCGTGCCTCCTTCGCGATCTGGCATGTGCTGCCCGCGCTGGCCCGTCCAATGCTGCAATGGCGGCGCAAGGCCCATCGGCGCGGGGGCGCCGGCGAAAGCACCTTGCCCGGCGTTTTCGGCATGGGAGGGTGA
- a CDS encoding amidohydrolase: protein MSHRRRAAIAALLLAAAPSLALADTLVDNVSGETIGPDGRVQTFSALVFDDAGVIKAIYRAGEKKPPKGIQYHVDGKGRIMLPGLIDAHAHVMQIGFAALTLDLSDTKSLAEALERIKSYAAEHPDRPWIIGRGWNQESWGLGRFPTAAELDAVVADKPVWLERVDGHAGWANSAALKAAGVSAQTKDPAGGHLERTAAGAPAGVLVDAAQALVARVVPAPRAADRDVALATAQRLLFRRGVTAVADMGTSIEDWQAYRRAGDRNELYIRIMAYAAGIDQMALIAGPAPTPWLYQDRLRLNGVKLYMDGALGSRGAWLKAPYADAPGTRGLPQLSDTQLRNLMSRAAMDGFQIAVHAIGDQANAAVLDAVEDLSQTYKGDRRWRIEHAQIVDPADFARFGRNGIIASMQPVHQTSDRLMAEARLGPQRLAGAYAWHSLQAAGATLAFGSDAPVEQADPFAGIAAAISREDASGQPAGGWQAQERVDRASALAGYSSAAAWAGFAEQRFGRLAPGQRADFVFVDTDPMFASPAEIRATKVLETWVGGGKVWSAEQADANSAAEKR, encoded by the coding sequence GTGAGCCACAGGCGCCGGGCCGCGATCGCGGCGCTGTTGCTGGCGGCGGCCCCGTCGCTCGCGCTGGCCGATACCCTGGTCGACAACGTCAGCGGCGAAACTATCGGTCCCGATGGCCGCGTTCAGACGTTCTCGGCGCTCGTCTTCGACGACGCCGGCGTGATCAAGGCGATCTATCGGGCCGGCGAAAAAAAGCCGCCCAAGGGCATTCAATACCACGTCGACGGCAAAGGCCGGATCATGCTGCCGGGCCTGATCGACGCGCACGCGCATGTCATGCAGATCGGCTTTGCCGCGCTTACGCTTGATCTGTCGGACACGAAATCGCTGGCCGAGGCGTTGGAGCGGATCAAGAGCTATGCTGCCGAACATCCCGATCGTCCTTGGATCATCGGGCGTGGCTGGAACCAGGAAAGCTGGGGGCTGGGGCGCTTTCCCACCGCGGCGGAACTCGATGCGGTGGTGGCCGACAAGCCGGTCTGGCTCGAACGCGTCGATGGCCATGCCGGCTGGGCCAACAGCGCGGCGCTGAAAGCCGCCGGCGTCTCCGCGCAGACCAAGGACCCTGCCGGCGGCCATCTCGAACGCACCGCCGCCGGCGCACCGGCGGGCGTGCTGGTCGATGCGGCGCAAGCGCTGGTGGCGCGCGTGGTCCCCGCCCCGCGCGCGGCCGACCGCGATGTCGCGCTGGCGACCGCCCAGCGCCTGCTGTTCCGGCGCGGGGTGACCGCCGTGGCCGACATGGGCACCAGCATCGAGGACTGGCAGGCCTATCGCCGCGCCGGCGATCGCAACGAACTCTATATCCGGATCATGGCCTATGCCGCCGGCATCGATCAGATGGCGCTGATCGCCGGTCCCGCCCCCACCCCGTGGCTCTATCAGGACCGGCTGCGCCTCAACGGGGTGAAGCTCTACATGGACGGCGCGCTGGGATCGCGCGGGGCATGGCTCAAGGCCCCCTATGCCGATGCGCCCGGCACGCGCGGACTGCCCCAGTTGTCGGACACGCAATTGCGCAACCTGATGAGCCGAGCGGCGATGGACGGCTTCCAGATCGCGGTGCACGCCATCGGTGATCAGGCCAACGCCGCCGTACTGGATGCCGTCGAGGATCTCTCGCAGACCTACAAGGGCGATCGTCGCTGGCGCATCGAACACGCGCAGATCGTCGACCCGGCCGATTTCGCGCGGTTCGGACGCAACGGCATCATTGCCTCGATGCAACCGGTGCACCAGACCTCGGACCGACTGATGGCGGAAGCCCGCCTGGGGCCGCAGCGGCTCGCTGGTGCCTATGCCTGGCATTCGCTCCAGGCGGCCGGCGCAACGCTCGCGTTCGGTTCGGACGCGCCGGTGGAACAGGCCGATCCCTTTGCCGGTATCGCCGCGGCGATCAGCCGGGAAGACGCCTCAGGCCAGCCCGCCGGCGGATGGCAGGCGCAGGAACGCGTCGACCGGGCCAGCGCGCTGGCCGGGTATAGCAGCGCGGCGGCATGGGCTGGCTTTGCCGAGCAACGCTTCGGCCGCCTCGCGCCCGGGCAGCGCGCGGATTTCGTGTTCGTCGATACCGATCCGATGTTCGCCAGCCCGGCGGAAATCCGCGCCACCAAAGTCCTCGAGACGTGGGTCGGCGGCGGCAAGGTGTGGAGCGCCGAGCAGGCAGACGCCAACAGCGCAGCCGAGAAGCGCTGA
- a CDS encoding NAD(P)-dependent oxidoreductase, translated as MSEPLNVSFLGLGVMGGAMARHLGQAGHRLTIYNRTATRAEAWQAANPGLATRVASSPAEAAEGADVVITCVGNDDDLADVVLSPTGAFSTLRRGALFIDHTTVSARIARQIAVEGRDKELLCVDAPVTGGQSGAENGTLSIMCGGSAKAVDAARAILAAYAKRVVHVGKSGAGQTAKMANQMCIAGAIAGLSEAIRFCQIARLDLDKVFEAISGGAAQSWQMDNRWHTAAKDEFDFGFAIDWMRKDLGLAIEEARNLGASVPTTALIDQFYADVQALGGGREDTSALIRRLPRRGGEKGSPA; from the coding sequence ATGAGCGAACCTCTCAACGTATCGTTTCTGGGGCTGGGCGTAATGGGCGGCGCGATGGCCCGCCATCTCGGCCAGGCCGGCCACCGCCTCACCATCTACAACCGCACCGCCACCCGTGCGGAGGCGTGGCAGGCGGCGAACCCCGGTCTGGCAACGCGTGTCGCCTCGTCGCCCGCGGAAGCAGCGGAAGGAGCCGACGTCGTCATCACCTGCGTTGGCAACGATGATGATCTCGCCGACGTCGTGCTCAGCCCCACCGGCGCGTTTTCCACGCTCCGGCGAGGAGCGCTGTTCATCGATCACACCACCGTTTCCGCCCGGATCGCCCGGCAGATCGCGGTGGAAGGACGCGACAAGGAACTGCTCTGCGTCGATGCGCCCGTCACCGGGGGCCAGTCCGGCGCGGAAAACGGCACCCTTTCGATCATGTGCGGCGGCAGCGCGAAGGCGGTGGACGCCGCGCGCGCGATCCTTGCCGCCTATGCCAAGCGGGTCGTCCATGTCGGCAAGTCCGGCGCAGGGCAGACCGCCAAGATGGCCAACCAGATGTGCATCGCGGGCGCCATCGCCGGTCTTTCGGAAGCGATCCGCTTCTGCCAGATCGCCCGCCTCGATCTCGACAAGGTGTTCGAGGCCATTTCGGGCGGCGCGGCGCAGAGCTGGCAGATGGACAACCGCTGGCACACTGCGGCCAAGGACGAATTCGACTTCGGCTTCGCCATCGACTGGATGCGCAAAGACCTGGGCCTCGCCATCGAGGAAGCGCGCAACCTGGGCGCCAGCGTGCCGACCACGGCGCTGATCGACCAGTTCTATGCCGATGTGCAGGCGCTGGGCGGCGGGCGCGAGGATACCAGCGCGCTGATCCGCCGCCTGCCGAGGAGAGGCGGCGAGAAGGGCTCGCCCGCGTGA
- a CDS encoding ATP-dependent helicase produces the protein MRVIAGPGTGKSFAMKRRVARLLESGVAPKELLAVTFTRVAAEDLHRELQKLGVPGCEELEGQTLHSLAMRILSRQHVLEAVGRTPRSLNTFEMKALICDIADASGGKLAAKKMIQGYTAAWAQSQGDEPGFPNNDEEKAFSSALLAWLEFHYGMLIGELIPYLVRYLKDNPAAAERSEFKHLLVDEYQDLNKAEQTAIAYLGEEAEICIVGDDDQSIYSFKYAHPEGIREWKDLHAACADLEMADCHRCPTTVVEMANTLINVNTNRAPRALTPLPEKGAGEVAIVQVPYLHSEATWITAKIKELLEKGVHPSEIIVLVQRAVVGKPILNALKGEGVPAKSYYEESQLDSEAAQMRFALFKLFLDKEDRVALRYLLGWDRDDFRCKPYARVRQHCEASGDSPWVAMDKLADDALTIPYTKPLIEQFKLIKEALEELEAVKDDLAAFTDTLFPDADPDVSELRELALAQMEAAETPEDLLSAMMQEITQPDIPPTVEEVRLMSLHKSKGLSSPYVFIAGCVEGILPPSFDDAPSKEAKDAALEEARRLFYVGITRVKADPANDRPGSLFITYAQQMPAKDAYGAKVAFKTQSGPMANLLPSRFIGELGPAAPAPVKG, from the coding sequence GTGCGGGTCATCGCCGGTCCCGGCACGGGCAAGTCCTTCGCCATGAAGCGTCGGGTCGCTCGCCTCCTTGAGTCGGGCGTGGCGCCCAAAGAGCTCCTTGCCGTGACATTCACGCGGGTTGCGGCAGAGGACCTCCATCGGGAATTGCAGAAGCTCGGAGTGCCGGGATGCGAGGAACTCGAGGGGCAGACCCTCCATAGCCTCGCCATGCGCATCCTATCCCGACAGCACGTCCTCGAGGCCGTGGGGCGCACCCCTCGGTCGCTCAACACCTTCGAGATGAAGGCCTTGATCTGCGACATTGCCGATGCGAGCGGCGGGAAGCTCGCTGCGAAGAAGATGATTCAGGGGTACACTGCCGCATGGGCGCAGAGCCAAGGGGACGAGCCCGGCTTCCCCAACAACGATGAGGAGAAGGCATTTTCGTCCGCCCTTCTCGCTTGGCTCGAGTTTCACTACGGGATGCTGATCGGTGAGCTGATTCCGTACCTTGTCCGTTACCTCAAGGACAATCCCGCGGCGGCCGAGCGCTCGGAATTCAAGCACCTCCTCGTTGACGAGTATCAGGACCTCAACAAGGCCGAGCAGACCGCCATTGCCTACCTCGGGGAGGAGGCTGAAATCTGCATCGTGGGCGACGATGACCAGTCCATCTACAGCTTTAAGTACGCCCACCCCGAGGGCATCCGTGAGTGGAAGGACCTTCACGCGGCTTGCGCTGATCTCGAGATGGCCGACTGCCACCGCTGCCCAACCACGGTGGTCGAGATGGCGAACACGCTCATCAACGTGAATACCAACCGCGCGCCCCGAGCGCTGACGCCCCTGCCAGAGAAGGGAGCGGGCGAGGTCGCCATCGTGCAGGTGCCGTACCTCCACAGCGAGGCGACGTGGATCACGGCGAAGATCAAGGAGCTCCTCGAGAAGGGCGTCCACCCCAGCGAGATAATCGTCCTCGTGCAGCGCGCCGTTGTCGGGAAGCCAATCCTAAACGCCCTCAAGGGCGAGGGTGTCCCGGCCAAGTCATACTATGAGGAGAGCCAGCTCGATTCTGAAGCGGCGCAGATGCGTTTCGCGCTGTTCAAGTTATTCCTCGACAAAGAGGACCGGGTTGCGCTGCGCTATCTTCTCGGCTGGGACCGGGACGATTTCCGATGCAAGCCATACGCTCGGGTGCGGCAACATTGCGAGGCCAGCGGGGATAGCCCTTGGGTTGCGATGGACAAGCTTGCGGACGACGCGCTCACCATCCCGTACACCAAGCCACTGATCGAGCAATTCAAGCTCATCAAGGAAGCCCTCGAAGAGCTCGAGGCGGTTAAGGACGATCTCGCAGCTTTCACTGATACCTTGTTCCCGGACGCGGACCCTGACGTATCAGAATTGCGCGAACTCGCGCTGGCGCAGATGGAGGCGGCCGAGACGCCCGAGGACCTCCTCTCCGCAATGATGCAGGAGATTACCCAACCGGACATTCCGCCTACCGTCGAGGAGGTCCGGTTAATGAGCCTACACAAGAGTAAGGGCCTTAGCTCGCCCTATGTGTTTATAGCCGGTTGCGTGGAGGGCATCCTCCCGCCCTCCTTCGATGATGCGCCCTCGAAGGAGGCCAAGGACGCAGCGCTCGAGGAAGCCCGGCGGCTGTTCTATGTGGGCATCACGCGGGTGAAGGCGGACCCGGCGAATGACCGGCCCGGGAGCCTGTTCATCACGTATGCCCAACAGATGCCGGCTAAGGACGCATACGGGGCGAAGGTGGCGTTCAAGACGCAATCGGGGCCAATGGCGAACCTGCTGCCGAGCCGCTTTATTGGCGAGCTCGGCCCGGCGGCGCCCGCGCCGGTCAAGGGGTAG